From the Neobacillus sp. PS3-34 genome, the window CAAGTTAGAAGCCGCTAAATCCGCCGAACATGTTTTGGAAGACGATGATGATTTTAGTCATCCAGTTAAAGAAGAGTACAATCCCCATTACGATCATGATATATCCGCCTATTTTCATGATTTTCACACTGTTTCTGCGAATCCATTGCATGCGGCCGATAAAGAAAGAAAGAATAAAGAATGGAATCGCAAATCCTAAAATATAAGCAAGCATATAAAGCATGCTTGAGTTTGGATTCGTTGCGGACAATGAAAGGACAGCACCCAGAATCGGTCCTGTGCACGGTGTCCAGCCTGCGGCAAACGCCATTCCAATGAAAATCGAACCAATAAATCCTGTTGGCCTGTTTTTAAATTCAATGCGGCGATCCTTCATCAGGAATTCAGGATTAAACACGCCGACGACCATCAAGCCGAATAAGACCATAAAAATAGCACCAAGCTGGCGAATCAAGTCCTGATAATTAAAGAAAAAACGCCCTAAAAAAGAAGTAGTAAAGCCCAGGGCAATAAAGATGATCGAAAACCCGATCAGGAAAAACAAGGTATGTATGATACTTCTTTTTTGCAGCATTGCATTTTCACTCTTGATTTCTCCCACCGACATTCCGGTTATATACGATAAAAAGGCAGGATAAAGAGGCAGGCAGCAAGGTGATATAAAGCTAAGAAATCCTGCACCAAGTGCAAGGAAAAAATTCACATCCGTATTCATAACAACATCTCCCACTCTAGTACGCATCGTTATTATTTTATCAGAACTTCCTGCCAAAAGATAATGGTTGAGAAATGAAAATTTTGTGTCACTTATATTTCTTCTCCTTTGTTTAATTTTAAATATATTGACAATTCTTGAATATTATCCATGGATATTTTTTTACATTTTTCTTTTGAATTAATTACCAACATCAGCTATACTAGAAAAATAATAGAATAGATATTTGGGAAATTCTTTTTTAATAGAGAAATAAAGGAATCGATTTCAGTTTTCTTAAGAAAGGAATATCGGCCGTGTTAAAACATGATTTGTTGACATTAATTGAAAAAAAACGGGCTGAATTAATACAAGTGGCTTTAATAAACGGCTTAAGTTCCACAGTGGCAATCAAATACAGCCAGGAACTGGATAACCTATTGAATGAATATAACAGGGTTTTTATAAAAAAAATGCAAACTCAGCACTAAAAACAGCCGGAAAGCACAGGCTGTTTTTTTGTTGCGTCGTTCCCTTTTTCTGAACATTTACATCCGTGAGAACCAAGCCCACTATACCCTGCTCATCCCCATCAACACAACACATCTAAATAAGGTTTTAATCAGATGTATTAGTTTTTTCGATTTATTGAATAGGAAAGATTCATTTTACTGATGCAATCCTACGGCATAGTATTAAGGTAACAACAGATGTTTGAAAGGAGTTAAATAAGATGAGAAAAATCAGAGTTTATCATGTGGATGCTTTTACAACAGAAAAATTTGGAGGCAATACGGCTGGGGTTGTGTTAGATGCAGAAAAATTAACGGAAGATGAAATGCAAAATATTGCAAAAGAGCTAAATTTACCGGAATCGGTATTTTTACTGCCTTCAACTAATGAAGAAGCAGATTATAAGGTGAAATTTTTTACCCCAGCTGAAGAAATCAACTTCTGCGGCAGTGCAACCGTTGGGTTAACGTGGCTGCTGGCTACTGAGTTTGGTCTAGCCGAGAAAAAAGATGGGATATTGTTAGAAACGAATATAGGTCATGTACCGGTTGTATGGCATAAGAAAGATGGTAACATAATCGATGTGGAAATGACGCAGGTCAGCCCAAAAACGCAAGATATCACCATTGACCTTGAAGTGCTTAGTCAGTTGATCGGTGTCAAAGCGGCAAGCATCGACCTCACCTATCCAATCAAACTAGCGAATACAGGAAACTGGCATTTACTCGTTCCCATGAAAGATCAAATGGACATCGACAATGCAATCCCAGACTTAGCGGCTTTAGCAAAGCATAATAAAGAACATAATATTAGCACGACACATCTTTATACGTTTAACACCACAAAAGAATGTGATTTATATACGAGAGATTTCGCACCGGGTATTGGCATTCCAGAGGATCCGGTAACGGGTGCTGCGAATGGTGCATTAGCTGGATTACTCTATTTAGAAGGTGTTATTCCTCAACATGAAACGACACATCTTAAAATCGCTCAAGGAGATGCGATTGGAAGACCAGGAACGCTTTACGTGAAGGTCATACCGAATGATTCAGCACCCGTCATCAAAGTAGCAGGAGCAGCAACCATTACCATTCGAGGTATCTTAACGATCTAAACCTAACAGCTTGAATTGGGGACCTTCTTAAGGATTTCCTATTCAAGCTGTTCCTGTTTAACATGTTCTTTTGCGATCTTAATAAATTTCTTTACTGAAGGTGACGCTTGCTTAATCGATTTGATCGCTATACCTATTTCACGATACAATTCCGTTTCAAGCGGAATTACTTTCGTGTTCGAAATGTTTTTCGGTAAGACCATTTCAGGGATAATGGTGATCCCCAGCCCTTCTTGAACCATCGAAATGATTGTATGATTATCTTTTATTTCAAAAATAACATGAGGTTGTACATTATTTTCTCTAAGAAGCCCCTTTATTAAAGCATCACAGCCTGCTTTCGGCATAATAAAGGATTCATTTTGCATTGATTTTACTTGTATTACTTTCATCGTGTTTAATCGGTGACTTTCAGGTACTAAAACTAATAATTCGTCTTTGAATAATGGAATGGTCTCAAATTCTCTGGATGGGAGCGTTAAAAAACCAATATCAATCGTTCCTGAAGCGATCCAATCTTTAATCTCGTCATAGCCGCCTTCATATAGCTCTATCTGGATACCCGGATATTTATTGATAAAGTTACGAATGAGACCAGGAAGAATTCTTGACGAAAAACTGGGGAAGGTACCGATTTTAATGCTTCCTACTTCGATCCCTTGAATAAGCGCAGCTTCCTGCTCAAGCAATTTTCCATGATGAATGATCTGACGGATATGAGGTAAAACTCGCTCTCCTGCATCTGTTAACGTGATTCCGTTCCGATTGCGTCGCAGCAATACGATTCCTAATTCGGTTTCAAGTGTTGAAATATTATGGCTTACCCCTGATTGAGATAACCCTAGTTTTTCGCCTGCTTTTGTAAAACTGCCAGTTTCAACAACCGTTAAAAAAACTTCGTACTGGAAAATAGCCGATTCCCTCACCCCGATCATCCCTATATTAATACTATTTATTATAAGTCTATCTTGAGAAAAAAGGTAAAAGAAGGCTATCTTGAATTTACTTGATTAGCGTTTTGATTTTTCTCTGAAGTTATTCATTTAACCTCATTTTGTTAAGTTATTCGAGACGGGCATGATTCCCCAACTATTCTAAATTACTATGCTTTTGGAAGATCACCTCGTGTTCGAGTTTTTGTTTGTGAAAATACTCGAGGCATATGTAGTCTAAAATCATATGAATACTTTGGTCAAACAGCGATCCAAGTGGCTGCACGCTTACTTTTTCATTTTCACGTCTGTATTTTGTAGCAGCTGGTACATGGACAACCAATCCAGCTTCCGACGCCAGCGGTGATTCCAAATTCGTCGTCAACGCGATCACTTCGCATCCTAGCCCACGCGCCACTTCAGCTGTCCAGACGACACTCTTCGTTTTACCAGAACCCGAAATCAAAACTATCGTGTCGCCGGTTTCTAATGAAGGAGTCGTCGTTTCGCCAACAACAAACGAGTTGGCACCCAAATGCATGAGCCTCATCGCGAATGCTTTCGCCATTAATCCTGAGCGTCCTTCTCCACTGACAAATACCCTTTTCGCTTGAAAAAGTTGATCTGTCACCCGACGAACCGATTCATAATCCACCTGCTCCAAAACTTGCGCTAGCTCTTCTAAAATCGAATTCATATTCTGTTCCATTCTAATGTTCCCCTTTCCCTAGTAAACTTCTAAACTGGCTCGCCGCAACCGATGGTACTGCAGCTTTTGTA encodes:
- the hxlB gene encoding 6-phospho-3-hexuloisomerase produces the protein MEQNMNSILEELAQVLEQVDYESVRRVTDQLFQAKRVFVSGEGRSGLMAKAFAMRLMHLGANSFVVGETTTPSLETGDTIVLISGSGKTKSVVWTAEVARGLGCEVIALTTNLESPLASEAGLVVHVPAATKYRRENEKVSVQPLGSLFDQSIHMILDYICLEYFHKQKLEHEVIFQKHSNLE
- a CDS encoding PhzF family phenazine biosynthesis protein, with the protein product MRKIRVYHVDAFTTEKFGGNTAGVVLDAEKLTEDEMQNIAKELNLPESVFLLPSTNEEADYKVKFFTPAEEINFCGSATVGLTWLLATEFGLAEKKDGILLETNIGHVPVVWHKKDGNIIDVEMTQVSPKTQDITIDLEVLSQLIGVKAASIDLTYPIKLANTGNWHLLVPMKDQMDIDNAIPDLAALAKHNKEHNISTTHLYTFNTTKECDLYTRDFAPGIGIPEDPVTGAANGALAGLLYLEGVIPQHETTHLKIAQGDAIGRPGTLYVKVIPNDSAPVIKVAGAATITIRGILTI
- a CDS encoding LysR family transcriptional regulator — encoded protein: MRESAIFQYEVFLTVVETGSFTKAGEKLGLSQSGVSHNISTLETELGIVLLRRNRNGITLTDAGERVLPHIRQIIHHGKLLEQEAALIQGIEVGSIKIGTFPSFSSRILPGLIRNFINKYPGIQIELYEGGYDEIKDWIASGTIDIGFLTLPSREFETIPLFKDELLVLVPESHRLNTMKVIQVKSMQNESFIMPKAGCDALIKGLLRENNVQPHVIFEIKDNHTIISMVQEGLGITIIPEMVLPKNISNTKVIPLETELYREIGIAIKSIKQASPSVKKFIKIAKEHVKQEQLE
- a CDS encoding aspartyl-phosphate phosphatase Spo0E family protein, giving the protein MLKHDLLTLIEKKRAELIQVALINGLSSTVAIKYSQELDNLLNEYNRVFIKKMQTQH
- a CDS encoding cytochrome c biogenesis protein CcdA; this translates as MNTDVNFFLALGAGFLSFISPCCLPLYPAFLSYITGMSVGEIKSENAMLQKRSIIHTLFFLIGFSIIFIALGFTTSFLGRFFFNYQDLIRQLGAIFMVLFGLMVVGVFNPEFLMKDRRIEFKNRPTGFIGSIFIGMAFAAGWTPCTGPILGAVLSLSATNPNSSMLYMLAYILGFAIPFFILSFFIGRMQWIRRNSVKIMKIGGYIMIVMGIVLFFNWMTKIIIVFQNMFGGFSGF